One stretch of Geoalkalibacter ferrihydriticus DSM 17813 DNA includes these proteins:
- a CDS encoding efflux RND transporter permease subunit has product MFLSHISIKRPVTATMLVAALVIFGLIGLSRLGVSLFPDVDYPMVTVTTVWDNARPEEVDNEITDQLEDAIAGVSGIKHIISQSMEGRSRITVEFELHKDLDIAAQEVRDKVSARLRRLPSDADVPVVDKLDINAQPIMWLAVTGQRAIEDLTLLANEQVRPILQKIDGVGEVRLGGAREKQVHVRLLRERLAAYGIGVDEVIDAIRRQHVEVPGGKIESAEKEFLIRTVGEFETPEEFNNVIVAHRGGTPVRLGQLGYAEAGRTEDRPAGRFTNRDGVERTAALGITPRSGANEVAIAREVRALLPEIRAGLPEGMAIHVATDTTRFIEQSIDEIKFQLVLGGLAAAFVILLFLQNIRTTIISAIAIPTSIIATFACMYAMGFTMNNMSMLALVLAVGLVIDDAIVMVENIFRHRTALDKGPMLAAYDGSKEIGFAIISTTLAMAGVFLPVAFMGGMIGRFFFEFSVTVAFAIACSTFVALTLVPMLSSRFLKRGSPNLQVFRVFDRVMAWAADFYRRWMRRFLAHRVLVMLMALVALVAGGWMFNILGKEFITEEDQSRFVVRLQTPLSYAVDKTDEVMQRAEERMREIPEISHFFSFTGWGGANRATAFVTLVPKSERERTQREIQTEVRQILRQMPDVRGSATPISPLGGGQRNEDIQFVIQGPDLGEIDRISREVMNRLEETAGYSGITRDLEIGKPEVRVRIDREKAAEAGISARDIATAVGALLGGVDVATYREGGRSYDVRLRLLAEQRVLPTDIERIFLRGGDGTLRDISNFASIEEGVGPSVINRLDRQRSATVYANLEGGKVLGAAMPEVMAIAGEILPEGYTTKFSGAAETFQETGQYILFAFLLAILLTYMVLAAQFESFSQPFAIMMGLPLSFLGAFGLLWIMGNTFNLFSMIGLVLLIGLVTKNGILLIDYTNQLRRKGMDVHDALVEAGATRLRPILMTAISTIAGVLPVAIGFGEGSESRQPMAVAITGGLLSSTFLTLAVLPVMYSYLDQAGRWSLLEKFKGWLIARDEGEKDKPAEKGHGKRI; this is encoded by the coding sequence ATGTTCCTGTCCCACATCTCCATCAAGCGGCCGGTGACCGCGACCATGCTGGTCGCCGCCCTGGTGATTTTCGGCCTCATCGGCCTCTCGCGGCTCGGCGTGTCTCTGTTTCCCGATGTCGACTATCCCATGGTCACCGTGACCACGGTGTGGGACAACGCGCGCCCCGAGGAAGTCGACAATGAAATAACCGATCAGCTCGAAGACGCCATCGCCGGCGTGAGCGGCATCAAGCACATTATCTCGCAGAGCATGGAAGGCCGTTCACGGATTACCGTGGAATTCGAGTTGCACAAGGATCTCGATATCGCCGCCCAGGAGGTGCGCGACAAGGTCTCCGCGCGCCTGCGGCGCCTGCCGAGCGATGCCGACGTGCCGGTGGTGGACAAGCTCGACATCAACGCCCAGCCCATCATGTGGCTGGCGGTAACGGGCCAGCGCGCCATCGAGGATCTGACCCTGTTGGCCAACGAGCAGGTACGCCCGATCCTGCAGAAAATCGACGGCGTGGGCGAGGTGCGCCTTGGCGGCGCCCGCGAAAAACAGGTTCATGTCCGCCTTCTGCGCGAGCGATTGGCGGCTTACGGCATCGGCGTCGACGAAGTGATCGATGCCATTCGCCGCCAGCATGTGGAAGTGCCGGGCGGCAAGATCGAATCGGCCGAAAAAGAATTTTTGATTCGCACCGTCGGCGAATTCGAAACGCCCGAGGAATTCAACAACGTCATTGTCGCTCATCGCGGCGGCACCCCGGTGCGTCTCGGCCAACTCGGCTACGCCGAAGCAGGCCGCACCGAAGACCGTCCAGCGGGACGCTTCACCAATCGTGATGGCGTCGAGCGTACCGCAGCCCTGGGCATCACCCCGCGCTCGGGCGCCAACGAGGTGGCCATCGCCCGCGAGGTGCGCGCCCTGCTGCCCGAAATCCGCGCCGGACTGCCCGAGGGCATGGCCATTCATGTGGCCACCGACACCACGCGCTTCATCGAGCAATCCATCGACGAGATTAAATTTCAACTGGTGCTCGGCGGACTCGCCGCGGCGTTTGTCATCCTACTGTTTTTGCAGAACATCCGCACCACCATCATCAGCGCCATCGCCATACCGACCTCTATCATTGCCACCTTCGCCTGCATGTACGCCATGGGCTTTACCATGAACAACATGAGCATGCTCGCCCTGGTGCTTGCGGTGGGTCTGGTCATCGACGACGCCATTGTCATGGTGGAAAACATCTTCCGCCACCGCACGGCCTTGGACAAAGGGCCGATGCTCGCCGCATACGATGGCTCAAAGGAGATCGGCTTCGCCATCATCTCCACGACCCTGGCCATGGCCGGCGTTTTTCTTCCAGTCGCCTTCATGGGCGGAATGATCGGCCGCTTCTTCTTTGAATTCTCCGTCACCGTGGCCTTTGCCATCGCCTGCTCGACCTTTGTCGCCCTGACCCTGGTGCCCATGCTCAGTTCGCGTTTCCTCAAGCGCGGGTCGCCCAACCTGCAGGTTTTCCGTGTATTCGATCGCGTCATGGCCTGGGCGGCGGATTTTTACCGGCGCTGGATGCGCCGCTTTCTCGCCCATCGGGTGCTGGTGATGCTGATGGCCCTGGTCGCCCTGGTCGCCGGTGGCTGGATGTTCAACATCCTCGGCAAGGAATTCATCACCGAAGAGGATCAGAGCCGCTTCGTGGTGCGCCTGCAAACGCCCCTGTCCTACGCCGTCGACAAGACCGACGAGGTCATGCAGCGGGCCGAAGAGCGCATGCGCGAAATTCCCGAGATCAGCCATTTCTTTAGCTTCACCGGTTGGGGCGGTGCCAACCGCGCCACCGCCTTCGTCACCCTGGTGCCGAAAAGCGAACGTGAGCGCACGCAGCGCGAGATTCAGACCGAAGTACGCCAGATCCTGCGCCAGATGCCCGATGTGCGCGGCAGCGCCACGCCCATCTCGCCCCTGGGCGGCGGTCAGCGCAACGAGGACATCCAGTTCGTCATCCAAGGCCCTGATCTCGGCGAGATTGACCGCATATCGCGCGAGGTCATGAATCGTCTCGAAGAAACCGCAGGGTATTCGGGCATCACCCGCGACCTGGAAATCGGAAAACCCGAAGTGCGGGTGCGCATCGACCGGGAAAAGGCCGCTGAAGCCGGTATCAGCGCGCGCGACATTGCCACCGCCGTCGGTGCGCTGCTCGGCGGCGTCGACGTCGCGACCTATCGCGAAGGCGGTCGCAGTTACGACGTACGTCTGCGCCTGCTGGCCGAACAACGCGTGCTGCCCACCGACATCGAACGCATTTTCCTTCGCGGCGGCGACGGCACGCTGCGCGACATCAGCAATTTCGCCAGCATCGAGGAAGGTGTCGGCCCCAGCGTTATCAACCGCCTCGACCGCCAGCGCTCAGCCACCGTCTATGCCAACCTCGAAGGCGGCAAAGTCCTTGGCGCCGCCATGCCCGAGGTCATGGCCATCGCCGGCGAAATTCTCCCCGAAGGCTACACCACCAAATTCTCCGGCGCCGCCGAAACCTTTCAGGAAACCGGCCAGTACATCCTGTTCGCCTTTCTGCTGGCAATCCTGCTCACCTACATGGTGCTGGCCGCTCAATTCGAAAGTTTCTCTCAGCCCTTTGCCATCATGATGGGCCTGCCCCTGTCCTTCCTCGGCGCTTTCGGGCTGCTCTGGATCATGGGCAACACCTTCAACCTGTTTTCCATGATCGGTCTGGTGCTGCTCATTGGTCTGGTCACCAAAAACGGCATCCTGCTCATCGACTACACCAACCAGTTGCGGCGTAAAGGCATGGACGTTCACGACGCCCTGGTCGAAGCCGGCGCCACGCGCCTGAGGCCGATTCTCATGACCGCCATCTCCACCATTGCCGGGGTGCTGCCCGTCGCCATCGGCTTTGGCGAAGGCAGCGAAAGCCGCCAACCCATGGCCGTCGCCATTACCGGCGGGCTGCTTTCCTCCACC